From the Telopea speciosissima isolate NSW1024214 ecotype Mountain lineage chromosome 9, Tspe_v1, whole genome shotgun sequence genome, the window TCAAGTTGCTAACCTTCTATCGTATATTGGATCTAATAGTTAATGAATCCGCAACATACCTCTTGAATTTCAAGTTCATCCAACTCGATTTGTTTGAGTTCCAATATTTGAAACCAAGTCTGTTTCCGCCTTGGGTTTCGATTGAGGGTTGAATACAACCTCCCGATTCTCCCTATTTTTATTTGTCACCAAGTTTTGTTCCTTACCTTCCTCTATGGCGCTGCGGGTGGGGCTGCTCCTGTTTTGCAGTGCTGTGTGGCGGGGCTACACCTGTCCGCGATACCGCGGGGCTGTGCCTTTCTGTGGTGCCGCGAGGTGTGTTAGACTGTCATGTTTACGCCTGCGATGCTGCTGCACCTGTGGTGCACGCTCTATAGGGGTTACAAGGGTGTTGTGAATGTTTTGGGCTTTTTGTGCTTTCGCGGTGTTGGAGGATGGATTCCAGGGGACATTGTCAGTTATTCGTGTCCGATTGTCGTCATTGCcggggtggtgacaaaattcagcgtctatagggggagagagagatagagagaagatttttttttccattttatatatatatttttttacatttcaTCATTTTTTCCATGATTCGAGTCTTGATCCAGTAAAATTTATGGATTTGAAGGAATCGACGATTCCTAATTGATTTGAGGGCTCCGGACTGGAACTGGAATTGGAATTAAGTTAATGCTGATTCCTATAACTAATTTTAGGATCACTttgagctgaaattttgtggacaggaaAACCCCAAggtcaacccaaaaaaaattattccttTTAATAAAGATCCTTCTTTACTTATATGCAAAACAAATGGAGAcggatcgagttttcctccacccacggtgaatggaatTATTCCATACATTGCGGGCATTGGATTGGAAGGAGAAGGCCTGTAGGGATTTTggaaaaatccaaaatcttataagcgttttgtgaaccctaggatggtggatgaACCCTCTATGGGTataggaaaactttgtccactGGAAAGGGACATACTAAAATTAATTCGTTAAATTTGTTCCCAAAATTCCATTTTCTATTCCTCTATATCCTTTCCATTTGATctcaaatatttttattttcgaaTTGAGAtaatggtttgaggaatcgtaATCGGATTGGTCAATTTGTATTGGTATTGGTGGAGACAATCCCGAATCGGTGGAACAATCcaaacaaaggtaaaaatataaaacaagggaaaaagaactctgtccaggagtgtggcctacccCAGCAGTCCCATGAgtcttatctctctcctccccatatgaaaagacacctctacccctttATTTTGAGGAGAGATATAGATACATGAGAGTGTTAGCGTAAGCCACTCTCagacaaaaaattattttccaaaaaaagaaaacaagggtaaacctaaccgatccAGACTGATCCTTGTCGATACTAATCCAATACCGTATTGATTTTCGAGTTGACTGATACCCGTTTCGATACCATACATTAAAACCATGGATATTTACCTGTTCTATTTCCctaagtccctctaataggggatgaaaatgaccatcctgTCCCTGCCCGGGTGGACACCTATCAGAGAGACTTGGGGAGCCGGAGTGCTGGACCGGGCAAGAAAGCAAGAAAGCAAGAAATGGAGtagataattttccctaaaacgACGCAGTataaaacgaaaaaaaaaatcaaaaaaagaaagcgCGAGATAACTTACGTTAATAAGGGGCgaatttgttaattaaaaagaaaaaggagggtATTATCGTAATAGAGTCATTATTTAAAGGTGGGAACGGCGCTGTGCCCCTGTCCATTCCCGATAAGCCCGGAGATTGCTAGAATGGTGAAAGCTTAGGGCATAAAATAACGAGCTCTCTCTTAAGTCATGATTTGAAGATAATAACATATCTCAtaattttttccctctttagAAGGAGAACCCTAAGAAGCTTTTCTCTATTCTTCCAGtgctctcttctctctctctctctctttattgcAGACTGAAAGAGAGGCGCAGGTGAGTTGAATTTCTTGTAACATTTCATGAAAAAACTTAATTTCTTCACTTTCAGGTGAAATTCGAGGTCCATTAATGGGGAGGGGGATTTCGCAGGACTTGTAGTAAaggaaaaagtaaaaactaaAGCCGTGCTTGACGAGCTTAAAGCAAGTGCCATCCTTTTCAGTTTCGAGTCTGCGTAAAGAGGAGTTCTGATTTTGGATTCGAAGCTTAAAGCTGTGGCGAGCAGTAGCACATGAAAATTCGCGCTTTAGCTAGTGAAGGTCGGGGTAAAATTTCGTAATCGATTTTATATAATTTAGTCACATTAGTTGATTTTCTCATTTCTTCGTTGTTTCGTGTCTGTCGATTGTTTGAAGACCTGAAATGGAGTTGAATTTTCGTGGCAAAGATTGAGAATTGTAGATATTGAAAATGTTCTTTGCTTTTGTTTATTTGGTCACTTCAGGAGCGTATCAACTAAGTTAAGAATGTAGATCCGTGAGCTCAGAACGTCTGTTCCATCGATCATCTCAATGATAGAGCTTTCAATTGCAAAAAAGAAGTGCATCTTTACGTTACAGTTCTTAATTTCTTCGCCATTTTTTATTATCGTGAAGCCTTAATTAGCATAGATCGGAGTCGAAATTGCAGAAACGCAAGGTTTTTAATCTGTTCTTGCATTTTCCTTCTGCCTAAGTTAAAAGTTTTTTTTAGCTTACTTGTTCATGTCTTGCTTTAGGGGTCAGATCGGAGTTTTAATTACTGATAGAAAGTGACGCGTGTACAATTACATCTCagctgtttttcttttttccagtCTTTTTTCCTGTCTTTTTTCCCTGTTTTACCCCCAAAGAAGCTTAAATTTGAAGCAGAAAGAGCTCAGATCGGTATTTGCAAGTTGAAACCAAGGTGTTGATGATGAGCTAAGCTTTATTTTTGGCCATTTTCCCTCCCCTTTCTAGTtgtttgtaaatttttttatctttaaagCTTAGTATTAGAGATCCTTACTCAAGGTTTAAAGCTTGTCTTTTTAAAgctttaatagttttggtctGTACGTCTTATGCATCTGATACCCTTTGCAGGTGTCTGAGCGGTTTCTGCAGAATAGCAAAGGCAAGAGACACACAAACAGGCACACAGCTCATCTATTCAGTGGAGTGACAAACCTTGCTTCTGAAAGCACTGCAAAAGCTAAGCAAGAGCTGCTGACATTTCCGGCTCTCGAACGCGATATATCGAAGCCCTTTAAAGGATCCTTTTATCAAAACCCAATCCCAAGTACTGAGAACTCGTCATCAATGCTAAAGGACAGCGCCACCTCCACTCAGAAACCCTAATTCAGTTGGTGTTAGGCTCTAGCAGAAGAGTGAcgacttttcttttctctctctctctcgctctcctGTCAGTTTtcggaagagagagagagataaaaagagaaggaaaccaAAGACTTGTTCTAGTATTCTCAAGAAAGGTATGAAAGCGGCATGGAGGTGGACGAGATTCACACGCAGCCTTGTAAGCTTTCGAGGTTCGATAACGGTAGAATCGATTCCAACAAGATAGGACGAAGGGCATCAGGAGACCCGTACCAAGACGATGATGAAGACGATGGAGAAGTTAgaggtggaggaggaagaggaggcaTCATCGGTGACGGAGGTGGAACTGAAACTGCCCGTCTGAGCACATGGACTGGGTCTCGAATTTTCAGGGTTTCTAGAGCATCTGGCGGGAAGGATCGCCACAGTAAGGTTTTAACGGCGAAGGGGCTCAGAGACCGAAGGGTTCGTCTCTCAGTCGCCACAGCTATACAGTTCTACGATCTTCAGGATCGTCTGGGTTATGATCAGCCCAGCAAAGCCGTGGAGTGGCTGATTAAAGCTGCCGAGGATTCCATTGCCGAGCTTCCTTCGCTTAACAGTACCTTTCCGGAGACCCCCAAGCCAAGCGATGAAAGGAGGTCTAGTGCTTCGCAGACAAGGTTTGATCCTGCTGAGCTCGAATTAGAAACTGAACCCCCgtatcagcagcagcaacacaTGTCCTTGACGAAATCCGGAGGGAGCAGCCCTTCAGAGACAAGTAAGGGTTCTGGTTTGTCTCTCTCCCGGACTGAAATCCGTGTGAAAGCCAGAGAGCGTGCAAGGGAACGAGCAgccaaggagaaggagaaagacaaggagaaggaggatGTTCATGTTCATCAGCACAATCTGAACCCTAGTTCCCAGAGCGCGTCTTTCACCCAGCTACTCACTAGTGGTGGAGCTACTGGGGCTAGTGACAATGGTAATA encodes:
- the LOC122639715 gene encoding transcription factor TCP2-like → MEVDEIHTQPCKLSRFDNGRIDSNKIGRRASGDPYQDDDEDDGEVRGGGGRGGIIGDGGGTETARLSTWTGSRIFRVSRASGGKDRHSKVLTAKGLRDRRVRLSVATAIQFYDLQDRLGYDQPSKAVEWLIKAAEDSIAELPSLNSTFPETPKPSDERRSSASQTRFDPAELELETEPPYQQQQHMSLTKSGGSSPSETSKGSGLSLSRTEIRVKARERARERAAKEKEKDKEKEDVHVHQHNLNPSSQSASFTQLLTSGGATGASDNGNSPSESAHPGGSNFVLKTTRHLASTPMDYFGAGIFGTASSRNSHSSGFAAPTHFGNPPQPHSMTMQSPFGVTGDHHQELQQFSFMPDHLIPVATAAGNDYNLNFSISSGLGGFNRGTLQSNSPSPLPHLQRFSSPVDGPSLPFFMGTAASAAAAPVENHHFPSGGFDGRLQLYYDGCRQSDLKGKGKN